In one Gammaproteobacteria bacterium genomic region, the following are encoded:
- a CDS encoding response regulator transcription factor has protein sequence MIKVLVVDDHTLFRQGIIHLFAQMEDIDVVGQAGSGAEAVTLAERLAPDVIVMDIMMKGTDGIAAAKLMREHGVRAAIVLVTMYREWHFIERARKEAHVDGYVLKQDAFEDLVYAVRAVHRGGSFYSPTLASELGLTDESGATLPALTERERQILTLIATGYSSHAIAERLFLSIKTIETHR, from the coding sequence ATGATTAAGGTGCTGGTGGTCGATGATCACACCTTGTTCCGGCAAGGCATCATCCATCTGTTCGCGCAGATGGAGGATATTGATGTGGTCGGCCAAGCCGGTTCAGGCGCGGAGGCCGTCACGCTGGCAGAGCGGCTGGCGCCCGACGTGATCGTAATGGACATTATGATGAAAGGCACGGATGGCATCGCGGCCGCGAAGCTCATGCGTGAGCACGGCGTGCGAGCCGCGATCGTGCTGGTCACGATGTACCGGGAATGGCATTTCATCGAGCGCGCGCGGAAAGAGGCGCACGTTGACGGTTACGTGCTCAAGCAGGACGCGTTCGAAGACCTGGTTTACGCGGTGCGCGCGGTGCACCGGGGGGGAAGTTTCTATAGCCCCACGCTCGCAAGCGAACTCGGGCTGACCGACGAAAGCGGTGCGACCCTGCCGGCGCTGACCGAACGCGAGCGCCAGATCCTGACCCTGATTGCCACTGGATACAGCAGTCACGCCATCGCGGAGAGATTGTTTCTTAGCATCAAGACCATCGAGACCCACCGCC